In Bacteroidia bacterium, a genomic segment contains:
- a CDS encoding DCC1-like thiol-disulfide oxidoreductase family protein, which produces MKKENEIRKSIVFFDGACAFCDSAVQYIIKHDSKKKFLFASLESDYAKKYFLAHSIQADKISSIVLIEGEKIYFKSSAALHISKHLDSYRKLFFIGIFIPPFIRDYFYEFISRNRYRISTKKDFCEIPNKQIQERFL; this is translated from the coding sequence ATGAAAAAGGAAAACGAAATAAGAAAATCAATTGTGTTTTTTGACGGAGCTTGCGCTTTCTGCGATTCAGCCGTTCAATACATTATTAAACACGATTCGAAAAAAAAGTTTTTGTTTGCTTCTTTAGAATCTGATTACGCAAAAAAATATTTTTTAGCGCATTCCATTCAAGCTGATAAAATAAGTTCTATTGTATTAATAGAAGGTGAAAAAATTTATTTCAAATCAAGCGCTGCGCTTCATATTTCAAAGCATTTAGATTCGTACCGAAAATTATTTTTCATCGGAATATTCATTCCACCTTTTATTCGAGATTATTTTTACGAATTTATTTCCCGAAATCGGTATCGTATTTCCACAAAAAAAGACTTTTGCGAAAT
- a CDS encoding aconitate hydratase, which produces MAFDIEMIKKVYAAMPAKIAATRKLVGRPLTLTEKILYSHLSEALPANAFGRGQSYVDFHPDRVAMQDATAQMALLQFMQAGRKTVAVPSTVHCDHLIQAKDGAGKDLATAIDKNKEVYDFLSSVSNKYGIGFWKPGAGIIHQVVLENYAFPGGLMIGTDSHTVNAGGLGMIAIGVGGADACDVMAGLPWELKFPKLIGVKLTGKLSGWTSSKDIILKVAGILTVKGGTDKILEYFGSGAESLSCTGKGTISNMGAEIGATTSTFCYDKKMEEYLKGTNRADVADLANSVAEHLRGDKEVYESPEKYFDEVIEINLSELEPHVNGPYTPDLAWPISKFAQAVKDNGWPEKLDVGLIGSCTNSSYEDISRAASLAKQAVDKGLKAKSEYTITPGSEMVRYTVERDGFLGTFEKMGGVVLANACGPCIGQWARHTTDPNKKNSIITSFNRNFSKRNDGNANTHAFVASPEIVTAMAIAGSLTFNPMKDFITNEKGEKIKLEEPQGIEMPVKGFDVKDAGFQAPAADGSAIKVIVSPTSDRLQLLEPFAAWEGTDIKNLKLLIKAKGKCTTDHISMAGPWLKYRGHLDNISNNMLIGAINFFNDKSDSVKNQLTGEYGSVTAVQRAYKAAKIGSIVVGDENYGEGSSREHAAMEPRHLGVRAILVKSFARIHETNLKKQGMLGLTFANKADYDKVKEDDSIDIDGLKNFAPGVQLTVVLNHKDGSKDEIKVNHTYNEGQIEWFKAGGALNIIRAGVKA; this is translated from the coding sequence ATGGCTTTTGACATTGAAATGATAAAAAAGGTGTACGCTGCAATGCCTGCTAAAATTGCTGCCACACGTAAATTGGTGGGTCGTCCGCTTACATTAACTGAAAAAATATTGTATTCGCATTTAAGCGAAGCACTTCCTGCAAACGCTTTTGGGCGCGGGCAATCCTATGTTGATTTTCATCCAGATCGTGTTGCCATGCAAGATGCAACGGCACAAATGGCATTGTTGCAATTTATGCAAGCTGGCAGAAAAACGGTTGCCGTTCCTTCTACCGTTCATTGCGATCACTTGATACAAGCGAAAGACGGAGCTGGAAAAGATTTAGCTACTGCGATTGATAAAAACAAAGAAGTATATGATTTTCTTTCTTCTGTCTCTAATAAATACGGAATCGGTTTTTGGAAACCGGGTGCAGGAATTATCCATCAAGTAGTGTTGGAAAATTATGCGTTTCCTGGAGGTTTAATGATTGGAACCGATTCGCACACTGTTAATGCAGGCGGTTTGGGAATGATTGCGATTGGCGTTGGTGGTGCAGATGCGTGCGATGTAATGGCTGGTTTGCCTTGGGAATTAAAATTTCCGAAATTAATTGGCGTGAAATTGACTGGAAAATTAAGCGGCTGGACTTCTTCCAAAGATATTATTTTAAAAGTTGCCGGAATCCTTACCGTTAAAGGAGGAACAGATAAAATTTTAGAATATTTCGGATCGGGTGCCGAATCACTTTCTTGCACTGGAAAAGGAACAATTTCCAATATGGGCGCAGAAATTGGCGCTACTACTTCTACTTTTTGTTACGATAAAAAAATGGAAGAATACCTAAAAGGAACTAATCGCGCAGATGTTGCTGATTTGGCAAATTCCGTAGCAGAACATTTACGTGGCGATAAAGAGGTATACGAATCTCCTGAAAAATATTTTGACGAAGTCATCGAAATTAATTTGTCTGAATTAGAACCACACGTTAATGGACCTTACACTCCTGATTTAGCGTGGCCTATTTCCAAATTCGCGCAAGCAGTAAAAGACAATGGTTGGCCCGAAAAATTAGATGTTGGTTTGATTGGTTCTTGTACCAATTCTTCTTACGAAGATATTTCTCGTGCAGCATCATTAGCCAAACAAGCTGTTGACAAAGGTTTAAAAGCAAAATCAGAATACACTATTACACCAGGTTCTGAAATGGTTCGTTATACTGTGGAACGTGATGGCTTTTTAGGAACTTTCGAAAAAATGGGAGGCGTTGTGCTTGCCAATGCTTGCGGTCCGTGCATCGGTCAGTGGGCGAGACATACAACAGATCCGAATAAAAAAAATTCCATCATTACTTCTTTCAACAGAAATTTTTCCAAAAGAAATGACGGAAATGCGAATACACATGCTTTCGTTGCTTCACCGGAAATTGTTACTGCCATGGCAATTGCTGGCAGTTTAACTTTTAATCCAATGAAAGATTTCATCACCAATGAAAAAGGAGAAAAAATAAAATTAGAAGAACCGCAAGGAATTGAAATGCCAGTAAAAGGTTTTGATGTAAAAGATGCCGGATTTCAAGCTCCTGCTGCCGATGGAAGTGCTATTAAAGTAATTGTATCGCCTACTTCTGATCGTCTGCAATTACTCGAGCCTTTCGCAGCTTGGGAAGGGACGGATATTAAAAACCTAAAATTACTCATCAAAGCAAAAGGAAAATGTACTACCGATCATATTTCAATGGCTGGTCCTTGGCTTAAATACCGCGGACATTTGGATAATATTTCCAATAATATGTTGATTGGCGCAATCAATTTTTTCAATGATAAAAGTGATTCTGTGAAAAATCAATTAACTGGCGAATATGGCTCTGTTACTGCTGTTCAACGTGCTTACAAAGCGGCAAAAATTGGTTCAATTGTAGTGGGTGATGAAAATTATGGAGAAGGTTCATCTCGCGAACATGCTGCGATGGAGCCGCGTCATTTGGGCGTTCGTGCCATTTTGGTAAAATCGTTTGCGCGTATTCACGAAACCAATTTGAAAAAACAAGGAATGCTAGGACTTACATTCGCCAACAAAGCGGATTACGATAAAGTGAAAGAAGACGATTCGATTGACATTGATGGCTTGAAAAACTTCGCACCTGGCGTTCAGCTTACGGTCGTGTTGAATCACAAAGACGGAAGCAAGGACGAAATAAAAGTAAACCACACTTACAACGAAGGACAAATCGAATGGTTCAAAGCTGGTGGCGCACTTAATATTATTCGTGCTGGAGTAAAAGCCTAA